The Hymenobacter sp. 5317J-9 genome has a window encoding:
- a CDS encoding glycosyltransferase family 2 protein, whose protein sequence is MPKLSVIIPCYFNEENIPVTSRELVANEVNFPPEVTFEYVFVNDGSGDDTLGALRRAQAEFPGRIRVVDLAGNVGSYNAIVAGMAHATGDCLAVITADLQDPPELMARMYEHWRQGFKLVIGNRQDREETGLSQTLAKTFHWLMKKLALRNIPDGGFDFVFFDRQVATEVLKLHERNSNVFYLMVWLGFAYVNIPYTRRKRQIGKSRWTLSKKIKLLIDSLMAFSFVPIRAISVLGLGLGLIALIYGLYVIALKFLHPNEPAGWTTLMVVLLVVSAFQMVALGVIGEYVWRGLDAARQRPLYVVRDVYELPGTELGGH, encoded by the coding sequence ATGCCCAAACTTTCCGTCATTATTCCCTGCTATTTCAACGAGGAGAATATCCCGGTTACGTCGCGCGAGCTGGTAGCCAACGAGGTCAATTTCCCGCCCGAAGTCACATTCGAATACGTTTTTGTGAACGACGGCTCCGGCGACGACACCCTTGGGGCGCTGCGCCGGGCCCAAGCCGAGTTCCCTGGCCGCATTCGTGTGGTGGACCTGGCCGGCAATGTGGGCTCTTACAACGCCATTGTGGCCGGTATGGCGCACGCCACCGGCGACTGCTTGGCCGTCATTACCGCCGATTTGCAGGACCCGCCCGAACTGATGGCTCGCATGTACGAACACTGGCGGCAGGGCTTCAAGCTGGTAATCGGCAACCGGCAAGACCGCGAAGAAACCGGCTTGTCGCAAACCCTGGCCAAGACCTTTCATTGGCTGATGAAGAAACTGGCCCTGCGCAACATCCCCGACGGCGGCTTCGACTTCGTGTTTTTCGACCGCCAGGTGGCCACCGAGGTGCTGAAGCTGCACGAGCGCAACTCCAACGTGTTTTACCTGATGGTGTGGCTGGGCTTTGCCTACGTCAACATCCCGTACACGCGCCGCAAGCGCCAGATTGGCAAGTCGCGCTGGACGCTTTCCAAAAAGATAAAGCTGCTCATCGATTCCCTGATGGCCTTTTCTTTCGTACCCATCCGCGCCATCTCGGTGTTAGGGCTCGGGCTGGGGTTGATTGCTCTTATTTACGGGCTCTACGTCATTGCCCTTAAGTTTCTGCACCCCAACGAGCCGGCCGGCTGGACCACGCTCATGGTGGTGCTGCTGGTGGTGTCGGCCTTCCAGATGGTGGCCCTCGGGGTGATAGGTGAATACGTGTGGCGCGGCCTCGATGCCGCCCGGCAGCGCCCGCTCTATGTGGTGCGCGACGTGTACGAGCTGCCCGGCACGGAGCTGGGCGGCCACTAG
- a CDS encoding UDP-glucose/GDP-mannose dehydrogenase family protein, whose translation MKIAIVGTGYVGLVTGTCFAEVGIDVTCIDIDQKKIDNLHKGILPIYEPGLEEMVSRNVEKGRLHFSTNIGEAIKDCDVAFIAVGTPPGEDGSADLKYVLAVARSIGENMNSYGVIVTKSTVPVGTAAKVRAEIEKALEKRSAAIEFDVASNPEFLKEGAAIDDFLKPDRIVVGVASERAEEVMRRLYKPFLLNGHPIIFMDIPSAEMTKYAANSMLATKISFMNDVANLCEIMGADVNKVRQGIGSDARIGTKFIYPGIGYGGSCFPKDVKALIKTAEENGYKMQVLKAVESVNEDQKSVLFNKVSKHFGGNLKGLKIALWGLSFKPKTDDMREAPSLVIIEKLLAAGCTVTAYDPVAMPEAQHMIGDSITYAKDEFAALIDADALLVVTEWPDFRSPNFDVVSRLMKQKVIFDGRNIYEASELKALGFAYHCIGVKTDHQEPVKA comes from the coding sequence ATGAAAATCGCAATTGTAGGCACTGGCTATGTAGGTCTGGTGACCGGTACGTGCTTTGCTGAAGTCGGCATTGATGTAACGTGCATCGACATCGACCAGAAAAAAATTGACAACCTGCACAAAGGCATCTTGCCGATTTACGAGCCCGGCCTCGAAGAAATGGTGAGCCGCAACGTGGAAAAAGGCCGTCTGCACTTTTCCACCAACATCGGCGAAGCCATCAAGGATTGCGACGTGGCCTTCATCGCGGTGGGCACGCCTCCCGGCGAAGACGGCTCGGCTGACCTGAAATACGTGCTGGCCGTGGCCCGCAGCATCGGCGAGAACATGAACAGCTACGGCGTCATCGTGACCAAGAGCACGGTGCCCGTGGGCACGGCCGCCAAGGTGCGCGCCGAAATCGAGAAAGCCCTCGAAAAGCGCAGCGCTGCCATCGAGTTCGACGTGGCTTCCAACCCCGAGTTCCTGAAAGAAGGCGCCGCCATCGACGACTTCCTCAAGCCCGACCGCATCGTGGTGGGCGTGGCTTCGGAGCGCGCCGAAGAGGTGATGCGTCGCCTCTACAAGCCCTTTCTGCTGAACGGCCACCCCATCATCTTCATGGACATTCCGTCGGCGGAGATGACGAAGTATGCCGCCAACTCGATGCTGGCTACCAAAATCAGCTTCATGAACGACGTGGCCAACCTGTGCGAAATCATGGGCGCCGACGTGAACAAGGTGCGCCAGGGCATCGGCTCCGACGCCCGCATCGGCACCAAGTTCATTTACCCCGGCATCGGCTACGGCGGCTCCTGCTTCCCCAAAGACGTGAAAGCCCTCATCAAAACGGCCGAGGAAAACGGCTACAAGATGCAGGTGCTCAAGGCCGTGGAAAGCGTGAACGAGGACCAGAAATCGGTGCTCTTCAACAAAGTAAGCAAGCATTTTGGCGGCAACCTCAAGGGCCTAAAGATTGCTCTGTGGGGCCTGTCCTTCAAGCCCAAAACCGATGACATGCGCGAGGCTCCCTCGCTGGTTATCATCGAGAAGCTGCTGGCTGCTGGCTGCACCGTGACGGCCTACGACCCCGTGGCCATGCCCGAGGCCCAGCACATGATTGGCGACAGCATCACCTACGCCAAGGACGAATTCGCCGCCCTCATCGACGCTGACGCCCTGCTGGTGGTAACCGAGTGGCCCGATTTCCGCTCGCCCAATTTCGACGTGGTGTCCCGCCTGATGAAGCAGAAAGTCATTTTCGACGGCCGCAACATCTACGAAGCCAGCGAGCTGAAAGCCCTGGGCTTTGCCTACCACTGCATCGGCGTGAAAACCGACCACCAGGAGCCGGTGAAGGCATAG
- a CDS encoding acyl-CoA-binding protein, whose amino-acid sequence MNLNEQFQAAAQQVNNLPDSVAAQHMTELYGLYKQATEGDVNMKPDEVDPNAADQASGPAGLSQAQWDSWNQFKGVPQDEAKQRYVARATEIAGSTSDTPTNAVPTDGTTNAPAGRTNADTENTTVSRQPDHGPGQSAQGGLRGDITAGAPYGGEDKLKGEQ is encoded by the coding sequence ATGAACCTCAACGAGCAATTCCAAGCCGCCGCCCAGCAAGTCAACAACCTGCCCGACAGCGTGGCCGCCCAGCACATGACCGAGCTCTACGGCCTCTACAAACAAGCCACCGAAGGCGACGTGAACATGAAGCCCGACGAAGTAGACCCCAACGCCGCCGACCAGGCCAGTGGCCCCGCCGGCCTCTCGCAGGCCCAGTGGGACTCCTGGAACCAGTTTAAGGGCGTGCCCCAGGACGAAGCCAAGCAGCGCTACGTGGCCCGCGCCACCGAAATTGCGGGCAGCACCTCCGACACGCCCACCAACGCCGTGCCGACGGACGGCACTACTAATGCCCCCGCTGGCCGCACCAACGCCGACACCGAAAACACCACCGTCTCGCGCCAGCCCGACCACGGCCCCGGCCAAAGCGCCCAGGGTGGCCTGCGAGGCGACATCACGGCCGGCGCCCCCTACGGCGGCGAAGACAAGCTGAAAGGCGAGCAATAA
- a CDS encoding UDP-glucuronic acid decarboxylase family protein — translation MTDTNEKKRVLITGGAGFLGSHLCDRFLKEGYHVIAMDNLVTGSLQNIEHLFGRPDFEFHQADVSKFVFVPGKLDYILHFASPASPIDYLKIPIQTLKVGSLGTHNLLGLARVKGARMLIASTSEVYGDPEIHPQVEEYFGNVNPVGPRGCYDEAKRFQEAITMAYHNHHGLETRIIRIFNTYGPRMRLDDGRVLPAFLSQALRGENLTVFGDGSQTRSFCYVDDLVEGIYRLLLSDYHLPVNIGNPSEITIKEFGEEIARLTGVEFKPTYQALPENDPMKRRPDITKAKEILGWEPKVDRAEGLRRTLEYFKEHVK, via the coding sequence ATGACTGATACCAACGAAAAAAAACGCGTCCTCATTACCGGCGGAGCCGGTTTTCTGGGCTCCCACCTGTGCGACCGGTTCCTGAAAGAAGGCTACCACGTCATCGCCATGGACAACCTGGTGACGGGCTCGCTCCAGAACATCGAGCACCTGTTTGGCCGGCCCGATTTTGAGTTCCACCAGGCCGACGTGAGCAAGTTTGTGTTTGTGCCCGGCAAGCTGGATTACATCCTGCACTTCGCCTCGCCGGCCTCGCCCATTGACTACCTCAAGATTCCGATTCAGACCCTGAAAGTGGGCTCGCTCGGCACGCACAACCTGCTGGGCCTAGCCCGCGTGAAGGGCGCCCGCATGCTGATTGCCAGCACTTCGGAGGTGTACGGCGACCCGGAAATTCACCCCCAGGTGGAGGAGTACTTCGGCAACGTGAACCCTGTGGGCCCGCGCGGCTGCTACGACGAGGCTAAGCGTTTCCAGGAGGCTATCACCATGGCCTACCACAACCACCACGGCCTGGAGACGCGCATCATCCGCATCTTCAACACCTACGGCCCGCGCATGCGCCTCGACGACGGCCGCGTGTTGCCGGCATTCCTCTCGCAGGCCCTGCGCGGCGAGAACCTGACCGTGTTCGGCGACGGCTCGCAGACCCGTTCGTTCTGCTACGTGGACGACCTCGTGGAAGGCATTTACCGCCTGCTGCTGAGCGACTACCACCTGCCCGTGAACATTGGCAACCCCTCGGAAATCACCATCAAGGAGTTCGGCGAAGAAATTGCCCGCCTCACCGGCGTCGAATTCAAGCCGACCTACCAGGCCCTGCCCGAGAACGACCCGATGAAGCGCCGTCCGGACATCACCAAGGCCAAGGAAATCCTGGGCTGGGAGCCCAAGGTGGACCGCGCCGAAGGCCTGCGTCGCACCCTGGAGTATTTCAAGGAGCACGTGAAGTAA
- the asnB gene encoding asparagine synthase (glutamine-hydrolyzing), which translates to MCGITGVFAFTETGRQSLANLQASTDAIIRRGPDSEGHFVYDQCGLGFRRLAILDLSADGNQPMSDAANRYTIVFNGEIFNFRELREKLIKRGCVFHSQTDTEVILQLYITEGRGFIKKLNGFFGLAIFDKEENSLFIARDRFGVKPLLIYRDEDKLFFASEMKSMMALGVPRKLDYVALSQYLQLNYIPGPASIFKGVKKLLPGHYLYIKDGKVVGKAWYKIPYDPKKVAKNKLSYEQQQKKLVELMDGAVQRRLVADVPLGAFLSGGIDSSVITALAARHTPHLNTFSIGFKDEPFFDETKYANLVAARHNTNHTVFSLTNNDLYEHIHDMLSYLDEPFADSSALAVYILSQRTRQKVTVALSGDGADEMFGGYNKHMGEFKVRQGGVKAEAVTALGFVWDALPKSRNSFLGNRIRQLQRFSRGMTAGVKDRYWDWASFASADDARRLLSADSRRKVGKKAAAKRRKDILEDLHSDGDLNEVLLTDMKLVLPYDMLTKVDLMSMANSLEVRTPFLDYKVVNFAFSLPVSSKVDATMKKKIVQDAFRSELPAELYDRPKHGFEVPLLKWMRGELRSLIENDLLRDEFIEAQGIFDVQAIRDLKAQLFSRNPGDVHARIWGLIVFQTWWKQYMAS; encoded by the coding sequence ATGTGCGGAATAACCGGAGTATTTGCCTTTACCGAAACGGGTCGCCAGTCTTTGGCCAACCTGCAGGCGTCGACCGACGCCATCATTCGCCGCGGTCCTGATTCGGAGGGCCATTTCGTGTACGACCAGTGCGGACTGGGCTTTCGGCGGCTGGCCATCCTCGACCTTTCGGCCGACGGCAACCAGCCCATGAGCGACGCCGCCAACCGCTACACCATCGTGTTCAACGGCGAGATTTTCAACTTCCGCGAGCTGCGCGAAAAGCTCATCAAACGGGGCTGCGTCTTTCATTCGCAAACCGATACGGAGGTTATTCTTCAGCTCTACATCACCGAAGGGCGCGGCTTTATTAAAAAGCTGAACGGCTTTTTCGGCCTGGCCATTTTCGACAAGGAAGAAAACTCCCTGTTCATTGCCCGCGACCGGTTTGGCGTGAAGCCGCTGTTGATTTACCGCGACGAGGACAAGCTGTTCTTCGCCTCGGAAATGAAGTCGATGATGGCGCTGGGCGTGCCCCGCAAGCTCGACTACGTGGCCTTGAGCCAGTACCTGCAGCTCAACTACATTCCCGGCCCGGCCAGCATTTTCAAGGGCGTGAAGAAGCTGCTGCCCGGCCACTACCTCTACATCAAGGACGGGAAAGTGGTGGGCAAGGCCTGGTATAAAATCCCCTACGACCCCAAGAAAGTCGCCAAAAACAAGCTCAGCTACGAGCAGCAGCAGAAGAAGCTGGTCGAGCTGATGGACGGTGCCGTGCAGCGCCGCCTCGTGGCCGACGTGCCCTTGGGCGCCTTCCTCAGCGGTGGCATCGACTCCAGCGTAATTACGGCCTTGGCCGCCCGCCACACGCCCCACCTCAACACCTTTAGCATCGGTTTCAAAGACGAGCCCTTCTTCGACGAAACCAAGTATGCCAACCTCGTGGCGGCCCGGCACAACACCAACCACACGGTGTTCTCGCTCACCAACAACGACCTCTACGAGCACATCCACGACATGCTGTCGTACCTCGATGAGCCGTTTGCCGACTCCTCGGCCCTGGCCGTGTACATCCTCAGCCAGCGCACCCGCCAGAAAGTGACCGTGGCCCTGAGCGGCGACGGCGCCGACGAGATGTTCGGCGGCTACAACAAGCACATGGGCGAGTTCAAGGTGCGGCAGGGCGGCGTGAAGGCCGAAGCCGTGACGGCCTTGGGCTTTGTGTGGGACGCACTGCCCAAGTCGCGCAACAGCTTCCTGGGCAACCGCATCCGCCAGCTCCAGCGCTTCTCGCGCGGCATGACGGCCGGCGTGAAAGACCGGTACTGGGACTGGGCCAGCTTCGCCTCGGCCGACGATGCCCGCCGCCTGCTCAGCGCCGACAGCCGCCGCAAGGTGGGCAAAAAGGCCGCCGCCAAGCGCCGCAAGGACATTCTGGAAGACCTACATTCTGACGGCGACCTCAACGAGGTGCTGCTCACCGACATGAAGCTGGTGCTGCCCTACGACATGCTCACGAAAGTGGACCTGATGAGCATGGCCAACTCGCTGGAAGTGCGCACCCCTTTCCTCGATTATAAGGTCGTGAACTTCGCCTTCTCGCTGCCCGTGAGCAGCAAGGTGGACGCCACGATGAAAAAGAAAATCGTGCAGGACGCCTTCCGCTCCGAGCTGCCCGCCGAGCTCTACGACCGGCCCAAACACGGCTTCGAGGTGCCCTTGCTGAAATGGATGCGCGGCGAGCTGCGCAGCCTCATCGAGAACGACCTGCTGCGCGACGAATTCATCGAAGCCCAGGGCATCTTCGACGTGCAGGCCATCCGCGACCTGAAGGCGCAGCTTTTTTCGCGCAACCCCGGTGACGTTCACGCGCGTATCTGGGGCCTCATCGTGTTTCAGACGTGGTGGAAGCAGTACATGGCCAGCTAA
- a CDS encoding FAD-linked oxidase C-terminal domain-containing protein translates to MPFNALTPELLVAFEAIVGPAHVLTAQRAEAAATADAYADYGRDHTEDFHFAPDVVLRPGTAEEIVQIMRLCHENRLPVTPRGAGTGLSGGALPIHHGVVLSTERLNKILEIDERNLQATVEPGVVNEAFQNAVKEVGLFYPPDPASKGSCSLGGNLAHSSGGPKAVKYGTTKDYVLNLQVVLPTGDIIWTAANTLKNSTGYNLTQLMVGSEGTLGIITKVVFRLLPFPQQNILMLVPFRKEEEAADAVSAVFRAGIIPSGMEFMEREAIAWSSDYLKIPLTLPEDIKAHLLIELDGQDLDQLYKEAEQVYGVLEKYDVGEILLADNATQKDELWKIRRNIGNSVRYNSVYKEEDTVVPRAELPTLLKGVKEIGARYGFKSVCYGHAGDGNLHVNIIRGDLDDEMWNVGLRQPISEIFELCVKLGGTISGEHGIGLVQKGYIGIALKEANLELMRGIKKVFDPNGILNPGKIF, encoded by the coding sequence ATGCCTTTCAACGCCCTTACCCCCGAATTATTGGTCGCCTTCGAGGCCATTGTTGGTCCCGCGCACGTGCTCACCGCCCAGCGCGCCGAAGCCGCGGCCACCGCCGACGCCTACGCCGACTACGGCCGCGACCACACCGAAGACTTTCACTTCGCGCCCGACGTGGTGCTGCGCCCCGGCACGGCCGAAGAAATCGTCCAGATTATGCGCCTGTGCCACGAAAACCGCTTGCCCGTGACGCCCCGCGGCGCCGGCACGGGCCTGAGCGGCGGGGCGCTGCCCATCCACCACGGCGTGGTGCTGAGCACCGAGCGGCTCAACAAAATCCTTGAAATTGACGAGCGCAACCTGCAGGCCACCGTGGAGCCCGGCGTGGTGAACGAGGCCTTTCAGAACGCGGTGAAGGAAGTGGGCCTTTTCTACCCGCCCGACCCGGCCAGCAAGGGCAGCTGCTCGCTGGGCGGCAACCTGGCCCACAGCAGCGGCGGCCCCAAAGCCGTGAAATACGGCACCACCAAAGACTACGTGCTGAACCTGCAGGTGGTGCTGCCCACCGGCGACATCATCTGGACGGCCGCCAACACCCTCAAAAACTCCACCGGCTATAACCTCACCCAGCTCATGGTGGGCTCAGAGGGCACGCTGGGCATCATCACCAAAGTGGTGTTCCGCCTGCTGCCTTTTCCGCAGCAAAACATCCTCATGCTGGTGCCCTTCCGCAAGGAGGAAGAGGCCGCCGATGCGGTTTCGGCCGTGTTTCGGGCCGGCATCATCCCCTCGGGCATGGAATTTATGGAGCGCGAGGCCATTGCCTGGTCGTCGGACTATTTAAAAATTCCGCTCACCCTGCCCGAAGACATCAAGGCTCACTTGCTCATCGAGCTCGATGGCCAGGACCTCGACCAACTCTACAAGGAGGCCGAGCAGGTGTACGGCGTGCTCGAGAAGTACGACGTGGGCGAAATCCTGCTGGCCGACAACGCCACGCAAAAAGATGAGCTCTGGAAAATCCGCCGCAACATTGGCAATTCGGTGCGCTACAACTCGGTGTACAAGGAAGAGGACACCGTGGTGCCCCGCGCCGAGCTGCCCACGCTGCTCAAGGGCGTGAAGGAAATCGGCGCCCGCTACGGCTTCAAGAGCGTGTGCTACGGCCACGCCGGCGACGGCAACCTGCACGTCAACATCATTCGTGGCGACCTCGACGACGAGATGTGGAACGTGGGCCTGCGCCAGCCCATCTCCGAGATTTTTGAGCTGTGCGTGAAGCTGGGCGGCACCATCAGCGGCGAGCACGGCATCGGCTTGGTGCAGAAAGGCTACATCGGCATCGCCCTCAAGGAAGCCAATCTGGAGCTGATGCGCGGCATCAAAAAAGTGTTTGACCCGAACGGCATTCTGAACCCGGGCAAGATTTTCTAA
- a CDS encoding C40 family peptidase, translating to MLLLTLLGLASCHRKLNYRDGQYRSAREMVRLKKGSRAAPTRPGGKVKVVGATPSGGKNKVVVKRAARMGSATGTLASVIEAARSYQGTPYLYGGTTRLGLDCSGLLQLSFGAAGVSIPRSSNEQAVWGDPIKSTDLQPGDLVFFGASPGSRTITHVGLVTVADDEGVDFIHASTSLGWWRTVWSPITTSAGLFGRCGLVCNIPPLPLCR from the coding sequence GTGCTGCTGCTGACTTTGCTCGGGCTGGCCAGCTGCCACCGCAAACTCAACTACCGCGACGGCCAGTACCGCTCGGCCCGCGAAATGGTCCGGCTGAAAAAAGGCAGCCGCGCCGCGCCCACCCGCCCCGGCGGTAAGGTGAAAGTGGTGGGCGCCACGCCCAGCGGCGGCAAAAACAAAGTAGTGGTGAAGCGCGCCGCCCGCATGGGCAGCGCCACCGGCACGCTGGCCTCGGTGATTGAGGCGGCCCGTTCCTACCAGGGCACCCCCTACCTCTACGGCGGCACCACGCGCCTGGGCCTCGACTGCTCGGGGCTGCTGCAGCTGTCGTTTGGCGCGGCGGGCGTCAGCATCCCGCGCTCGTCCAACGAGCAGGCCGTGTGGGGCGACCCCATCAAGAGCACCGACCTGCAGCCCGGTGACCTGGTCTTTTTTGGGGCCTCGCCCGGCAGCCGCACCATCACCCACGTGGGGCTGGTGACCGTGGCCGACGACGAAGGCGTGGATTTCATTCACGCCTCCACCTCGCTGGGGTGGTGGAGAACAGTTTGGAGTCCGATTACTACCTCAGCCGGTTTATTCGGGCGGTGCGGCCTCGTTTGTAATATTCCGCCGCTACCTTTGTGCCGCTAA
- a CDS encoding amidase produces MDRRLFLNQSTRVALTAALLPAVACQTNTDKKMADEAAETAGPPSAAAADAEPFALHESTVADLQERMAKGNETARSLSEKYLGRIKALNEAGPMLRAVIETNPDALKIADELDQERKAGKLRGPLHGIPVLIKDNIDSGDQMMTTAGASALTGHKAKQDAFITKRLRAAGAVLLGKTNLSEWANFRSSHSVSGWSSRGHQSRNPYVLDRSTSGSSSGSGAAVAANLCAIAVGTETDGSVVSPSSCNGLVGLKPTVGLLSRSGIIPISSTQDTAGPMARTVRDAALLLAALQGPDPADPARLPIPTATPVDYTTFLEADALKGQRLGVEKSHLNGPPKVAALLKEAVAALKAQGATVVEIELNKLVNPLGEAEFDVLLYEFKDGVNKYLAGAGAPVKNLADVIAYNNAHAAEAMPIFGQETLIRAEATDGLGNARYKAAVQKSVSGACQAIDSLLKANQLTAIVGVTTGPAWCIDWVNGDYSTGVDFSSPAAMAGYPHLTVPMGQVLGLPVGLSFVGSAYQEGKLLGLGYAYEQATHHRAAPKFLPTVQA; encoded by the coding sequence ATGGACCGTCGCCTGTTCCTGAATCAAAGCACGCGCGTGGCCCTCACGGCCGCCCTGCTGCCTGCCGTGGCCTGCCAAACCAACACCGATAAAAAAATGGCCGACGAGGCCGCCGAAACTGCTGGCCCGCCCTCGGCCGCCGCTGCCGATGCCGAGCCTTTCGCCCTGCACGAATCCACCGTGGCCGACCTGCAGGAACGCATGGCCAAGGGTAACGAAACTGCCCGCAGCCTGAGCGAAAAATATCTGGGGCGCATCAAGGCCCTGAATGAAGCCGGGCCCATGCTGCGGGCCGTCATCGAAACCAACCCCGACGCCCTTAAAATTGCCGATGAGCTGGACCAGGAGCGTAAGGCCGGTAAGCTGCGCGGGCCGCTGCACGGCATTCCGGTGCTGATTAAGGACAATATTGACAGCGGCGACCAGATGATGACCACCGCCGGCGCATCGGCCCTGACGGGCCACAAGGCCAAACAGGATGCCTTTATCACTAAAAGGCTGCGCGCGGCCGGCGCCGTGCTGCTCGGCAAAACCAACCTGAGCGAGTGGGCCAACTTCCGCTCTTCCCATTCGGTAAGCGGCTGGAGCAGCCGGGGCCACCAGAGCCGCAACCCTTACGTGCTCGACCGCAGCACCAGCGGCAGCAGTTCGGGCTCGGGGGCGGCGGTGGCGGCCAACTTATGCGCCATTGCTGTAGGAACCGAAACCGACGGCTCGGTGGTGTCGCCGTCGTCGTGCAACGGGCTGGTGGGGCTCAAGCCCACGGTGGGCCTGCTCAGCCGCAGCGGCATCATTCCCATTTCGAGCACGCAGGACACGGCCGGGCCCATGGCGCGCACCGTGCGCGACGCGGCCCTGCTGCTGGCGGCCCTGCAAGGCCCCGACCCCGCCGACCCGGCCCGGCTGCCCATCCCAACTGCCACTCCGGTCGATTACACGACCTTCCTTGAAGCTGATGCGCTGAAAGGCCAGCGGCTGGGCGTAGAAAAGTCGCACCTGAACGGCCCGCCCAAGGTGGCCGCGCTGCTGAAGGAAGCCGTGGCCGCACTCAAGGCCCAGGGCGCTACTGTGGTCGAAATCGAGCTAAATAAGCTGGTAAATCCGCTGGGCGAGGCCGAATTCGACGTCCTGCTCTACGAGTTCAAGGATGGGGTGAACAAGTACCTGGCCGGCGCCGGCGCGCCGGTAAAGAACCTGGCCGACGTCATCGCCTACAACAACGCACACGCCGCCGAGGCCATGCCCATTTTCGGGCAGGAAACCCTTATTCGGGCCGAAGCCACCGACGGGCTGGGCAATGCCAGGTACAAAGCTGCTGTGCAAAAAAGCGTGAGCGGTGCCTGCCAGGCCATCGACTCGCTGCTGAAAGCCAACCAGCTCACGGCCATTGTGGGCGTGACCACCGGCCCGGCCTGGTGCATCGACTGGGTGAACGGCGACTATTCCACGGGGGTAGATTTTTCGTCGCCGGCGGCCATGGCCGGCTACCCGCACCTCACTGTGCCCATGGGGCAGGTGCTGGGGCTGCCGGTGGGCCTGTCGTTTGTGGGCTCGGCCTATCAGGAAGGAAAGTTATTAGGCCTTGGCTATGCTTACGAGCAGGCCACGCACCACCGCGCGGCGCCGAAATTTTTGCCGACAGTACAGGCGTGA